The Spiroplasma apis B31 genomic sequence AAGGTTTTTTGTGAAGTAAACAGATTTTGTTTCTATACGAAAAGGGGGATTGAAATATGAAAAAACTATTAACAAGTCTTATGGCAACTACAGTATTGGTATCAAGTGCGTCTTCAGCCATCTCTTGTGGAAAAAAATATAAGGGTTGAATGGATGTTTACTTGGTAACCGATGCAGGTAAAATCAATGATAAATCTTTTAATGAGAGTGGTTATAATGCAGGTAATGAAATAATGAACTTACTTGGTATTAATGATAATTTAGATAAAAAATATGATGGTATAGGATATAGTGAACCAAAAGATGAACAAGAATTTGATAATCGTTATAAAATAGCAAAATCAGCTGGAGCGAAAACCTTGATATTGCCGGGTTATAAGCATGGTGGTGAACGCCTTAAAAAAGCTTCTGAATTGATAGATGATGTAGTTATTATAGATAATAGTAATGAAAACCATAATAATGTAACTGGTTTATTGTTTAGAGCAGATATTTCAGCGTTTTACTCAGGGTTTGCATCAATAATTTACTCATTGGCAACCGAAAATTATAATAAAGATGGTAATGGTAAGTTAGTGTTGGCTACATTTGGTGGTAGCCCTAATGGTTTTGCAGTTGATAACTTTATGCATGGTTTCTTGGCTTCAATAAATTTCTATAATGAATTTAAAAAAGATGAAGAAAATAAAAAATATATAGAAGAAATGATTAAAGCAATAAATCCTAATTTGAAAGACGGAAGTCTTGAAAAATTATTGAATGTAGAAGTATCGAGAGCAAATTCTCAAAATGAAGGTATTGCAATTGATCAATCTAATTATTTTTCTGGTAGTTTTTTAGCAGGATCTGGACAAGGTATATCTGATAAATTGGTAAACACTGATAAGGCAAATGTTGTTTTACCAGTTGCTGGTCCACAAACAGGGGATTTACTAAATGTTATTAAGAAACGTAAAGCTAGCACAAAAGTTATAGGTGTAGATACTGATCAAATTAAAGTATACCCACAGTTTAATGATCAGTTCATAACATCAGCTGAAAAAGATATTGTGTCTTCAACAGTATTAGCAATCTCACACCTAGAAAAATACAATAAAAACGAGAATTTCTTCAACAAGGTTTTAGAAAAGTATAAAGATATTGGAGTGACAGAAGAAAAAGACGGAAAATTTGTTGATGTTAATCTAGCTGATAAAAAAACTTGATCTGGAACTACAAAATGACTTGGTGGTAAAATTTCATATGATAATGGTAATAAAGTAAATAAAAATTTATATGACCTTATTATGAAATTATTTAAAAATGGAGAAAAAGTAATAGGCTCATCTAAATATTATTTCTCAGAACTTGCTAACAAAGGTATAGATGTTACTTTAAGCGCTGATAAAATTAAAGGTTATGCAAGTAAAATACTAGAAGAACTTAAAAAATAAATATTAAAAACATTAGATAATTATTGGTAATAAAAAATAAACATCAAAAAACTTTGGATTATTTCCAAAGTTTTTTGATTATTTAAGCTTGACCTAAACCTTTAGATTTCCACTCTGCTAATATTTCCTCTTTTCCTCCATCTTTAAGATATCTGTCTTTATATTCCAAAAATCTTTCTTTACATTCTTTGATTTCATTAATTGCGTGATCAAGGTCTCCTCATCCTTCAATTCGCACTTCTTTTTTTTGTAAAGCTTTATATTGTAAGAAAAAGTTTTCAATCTCATTTTTTAAATGTTGTGGAACGTCTTCTAATTTTTGGTAACTTTCAAATCTTGGGTCATCATTAAAAACACCGAAAAGTTTAGTGTCAATTTCACCAGCATCTATCATTTTTATTGTACCTAAGATTCTTACTTTCACCTTCACACCAGGCATTGTTGGGTAAGTTACCAAACTTATAACATCTAAAGGATCTCCATCTCAATCTAGAGTGTCATCTATAAAACCATATTCACCTGGGTAAAAATTAGCCCCATATAAAACTCTATCAAGACTTATGCTTTTTGTTTTCAAATCATATTCATATTTATTAGAACTTCCTTTTGGAATTTCTACTATCATTTCAATAACATTATTTTTCATAATTTATTTCTCCTTATACAAATAAATTTTATAGTAAAATTACTATGTTAATTGCGAAATTATTGA encodes the following:
- a CDS encoding BMP family ABC transporter substrate-binding protein encodes the protein MKKLLTSLMATTVLVSSASSAISCGKKYKGWMDVYLVTDAGKINDKSFNESGYNAGNEIMNLLGINDNLDKKYDGIGYSEPKDEQEFDNRYKIAKSAGAKTLILPGYKHGGERLKKASELIDDVVIIDNSNENHNNVTGLLFRADISAFYSGFASIIYSLATENYNKDGNGKLVLATFGGSPNGFAVDNFMHGFLASINFYNEFKKDEENKKYIEEMIKAINPNLKDGSLEKLLNVEVSRANSQNEGIAIDQSNYFSGSFLAGSGQGISDKLVNTDKANVVLPVAGPQTGDLLNVIKKRKASTKVIGVDTDQIKVYPQFNDQFITSAEKDIVSSTVLAISHLEKYNKNENFFNKVLEKYKDIGVTEEKDGKFVDVNLADKKTWSGTTKWLGGKISYDNGNKVNKNLYDLIMKLFKNGEKVIGSSKYYFSELANKGIDVTLSADKIKGYASKILEELKK
- a CDS encoding inorganic diphosphatase; its protein translation is MKNNVIEMIVEIPKGSSNKYEYDLKTKSISLDRVLYGANFYPGEYGFIDDTLDWDGDPLDVISLVTYPTMPGVKVKVRILGTIKMIDAGEIDTKLFGVFNDDPRFESYQKLEDVPQHLKNEIENFFLQYKALQKKEVRIEGWGDLDHAINEIKECKERFLEYKDRYLKDGGKEEILAEWKSKGLGQA